ACACAGATGATTAGTTCCTCTGTCATGTCTAAAGATGATGGTGATCGTTTAGAGGATTCGACCGAGTATAAGAGTCTTGCTGGTGCATTACAGTATGTTACTTTTGCTAGACTTGATGTTACATATGCTGTCAATCGGATATGTTAGTTCATGCATAGTCCCGCTACTGTTCATATGACCAGCTTGAAGCGCATTTTGTAATATTTAGCCAGCACACTTAATTTTGGCATTGTTTTTCGCCCGACCATTAGTTTGACGTTAGTTGGGTATGCTGATGCCAACTGGGGGTTGGATTTTGATAATCGGCGATCCACTTTCGggttttgtgtttattttgggAATACTCCCGTATATTGGTGCACAAAGAAACAACAAGTGGTTGCTCGGTCCACTGCTGAGGCTGAGTATAGGAGTCTTGTTGCGGTCACGAGTGAGGTCACGTGGTTATTATCGTTACTTCGAGAATTACAGATTCAATCTATCGCTACACCAAATATTTGGTGTGATAGTTCTGGTGCAGTTGCGGTTGCAGCTAATCCTGTGCTACATTCAAAGTTTAGGCATgttaagttaaatttgtttttcgTTTGTGAAAAGGTTGTTGATGGCTCTGTTGTGGTTGGTGAGGTTTCAGCCTGTGATCAAGTTGCTGATGTTCTTACTAAATCTCTGTCAGTATCGATTTTTACTCGGTTTCGACGTTTTCTTCGGGTTTTGCCTGTCGAGGAGATGGATGCATATTAGAGAGTAGCTTAGGAAGCTGTTAGTTAGTTTGTATTGGGTACAAATACAATTGCTTAGTTTGTTGAAGAGCAGTTATTTTTGAAACTCTATATATAGGCGTTCTCATATGTATAGAAGGCatgatttgaaaatataaagaaagtatcattgttattttagttctttaataTTTCCCTCTTTACCTAGATTTTTACAAATCAAGttgaatcgagtaaaaaaatttcgagttaatcaagttcACGAGTCCtatttatcatcctaactcaatttgaaattttttcaaatcgagttgagtgaaatgaaattcgagtcgagtcaaatcgagtaaaattgttcgagttaaattaaaaaaataaacatttcaaataaaaatattgttacaagATAATTAATTCCATGTTAAAgcacataaattttttaaaaatataaaatttgaaatttttataaataatttgaattttaaaaattaatttttaattttgaaaattattttaagttattttggtaatttttgtggAAAGAGAGatcaatttgcttattttcaaagttaacagGGACCAAAGGGTATTTATTCcaatttgttatttgaattattcgagttattcgaattgtgaaattcaactcgactcgaatTCGAAACTCGaattgagttatttgagttgactcgaataattcgattcgattaacttaaaattcgaatttttttttattttttcgaatcgaattgaattttgCTCGGCCCTAATTAGCAATAGTGAACTCATTCAGTTTCAACTTTCAAATAAGGctactcaaaaataaaatagtcgAGATGATGCTTAAAATTGCTATAACATAAAATGACTTCACTTTAGATAAAAGAATGcagttacaattttaaaaattagtgtaACCTTTTCCTTACGGATTAGGTTTCCACAACGAAGGATGGATACTTTCAGTTGGTTAGTGTGCCTTGTTTTGCTCTTGGTCTTGTTCCAAGTCTACAGGAAATTGGGGGGGACCAACAGGCTTCCACCTGGTCCTCCTGCAATTCCAATATTCGGAAACCTCTTCCAGCTTGGTGGTAAACCCCATAGGACCCTTACAGAACTTGCAAAGGTTCATTGGGACATCATGACTCTGAAATTTGGCCAAACAACTACTATAGTTTTGTCATCTGAAACCATGGCCAAAGAAATCCTCTAAACGCATGACGCAATATCTTGTAATCGAACCGTTCCCGATGCCCTTCGTACCCTTCAACACCACGAAGCCGGAATAGCTTGGATGCCTGTTTCAACCACATGGAGAAATCTTAGGAAAATCTGCAACTTGCACATTTTCGCTACTCAGAAACTTGACGCTAACCAACACCTGCGGCGTAACAAAGTAGAACAACTCCTTGCTGATGTTGGTGATAGTTCCCGCATTGGAGAATCGATAGAGATATCCACAGTTGCTTTCAAAACTACGCTTAATCTTATATCCAATACTATTTTCTACGTCGATTATGCCAACCCTTCTTCTAATACTGCCCTGGAATTCAGAGAAAATTTACAGGTTATCAAGGAAGAGTTGGGAAAAGCCAATTTTGGTGATCTTTTTCCTACTCTTGCTAAACTTGACTTGCAAGGCATAAGGCGTCGCATGGCAATTCATTCTAAGAAGATGATGAATATTTTTGATAAAGAGATTGATAACCGGTCGGAGTTGAGAAAGATGAATGATTATATACCAGCTCAAGAATTTTTGGATACTCTTCTCCAAATCAGTGAAGATGATAACGAAGAGCTTGATAGAAATCtgataaaacatttgttttttgtacttttttctctcttcagTCTCTcaattgttttcttcttcttttttttttggtccatAACTCGGTAACAATTTGTGAAACAGGATTTGTTCACTGCAGGAACGGATACAACTACAAGTACACTGGAATGGGCAATGGCGGAGTTACTTCATAACCCAAAAGCTTTACAGGAAGTCCGAAGAGAACTACAACAAATAATTGGCGAAGGGAACGTAGTGGAGGAATCTAATGTTACTCGTTTACCTTATTTGCAAGATTGCATCCTCCACTTCCTTTCTTACTCCCTCGAAAAGCTGAAGTAGATATCAAGATTCACAACTTCGTTTAGAGAGGTTCATAGAATCAGAAATTGATGTTAAAGGAACGAACTTTGGATTGGTTCCATTTGGGGGAGGGCGACGAATTTGCCCTGGATTACCATTGGCCATTAGAATGTTGCCCTTATTGTTGGGTACACTTATTCATTCATTTGATTGGGAACTTGAAGATGGAGTCACACCTTAAAGTTTAAACATGGATGAAGCTTACGGTCTTATTTTACAGAAAGCTCAACCATTCAAAGTTATCCCTCGTTCGATTTAacaaattattgtatatttttatctataacTATTGAAAAGTTTAAGAGTTAGAAAAGTTAAGTATTGAATTTTTACTGTTGAgttgaatttatattagaaaattgtttgataaattagtaaatataaatattaaatataattatattgttagataaaagtaaatattggttttaattttaatcttattaatatattattttatatattttggataGTTTTGGGTAAGAGATAAATATAGTAATTTAAATATCTCTTTCTTTTAAGAGAAGgataatttgtttcaatttttaataaaataaaatcaacttaatatttttagattaagTGATAATTATATACCTATCTACTTATCTTATTcaacacttttaaaaaaaatcatattaagttaaaaaataagaaaatggttatcaaatacatttaaagtattaaatgttgaaaactttcattttcaatgaaatgaattttcaatgatttatcAAACACACCCTTCATTGATGGTAAATTATTAtagaattattttagattatctttcatttttcttcaaacATTGTGGGCAATGCTAGCATTCATTAATCACATGAAAACCATGCGTACCTATTTACCAGGGATGTTGTTAGGGGTTGATAGGAGTCTTaacccctaaaatggaaaatttttcatttaggttctttaagtttttaaaaatttaaattagtaaaggtaaaattatactttgtccccctaaaaataataaaaaattaatttaattctttaaaaattataaaaaatttaaactattaaaatgataaaatttcatttttactatcgtaaaaaatataatttaatttcgactctctaaaaatttttttttagcttCACCCCTGCTATTTACTACCATGTCTTATGTTACATGCAAGAGGTAATACTGACATTTGAActcaacaaagattcatttcGTCAACAAccaaaatatcaccaacatttGAACTCAACAAAAGTTCATTTCGTCTACAACCAAAATATCATTGCCACAATACATCTCATATATATTATGTGAACTAAAATATTGGTACCAAGGATATAAATACACATACCAACTTAGACACGTAGTCAGCTCCCCGATTTCACCCAGATTTCTTGATGATTAGCCGTCCCGATCCTTCAACCTCAGCATGGACCTAACCTATTCGTTCCCTtgattatttgtatatataactACTGAAGAGCAATAATTGAAACTTTCTTGATGAAAAGTTATTATCaaactattttatattatattcatgTTTTTCAAACATTGTGGGCAATGACAACATCAATCACATAAAAATCATGCGTACCTATTCACTACCAAGCCATGTCTGGGAGCCAATATTGACATTTGAACTCAACAAAGGTTCATTTCGTCAACAACCAAAATATATCTGCCACAACACATATATTAGATATATATGGATTAAACAACTTTCTCCATTGTCATTGAAGCTTACTGAACAAGAATCTTGATACCAAGGATACAAGTGTATGTACAAGTACGTATACCAAGTTCGAAAAATTCTCAAACCTTATTGGTGATAAAATctgtcacttttttttttcagtatTCATGAGAATGTCATAACATATGCATTTTGAACTTATACATGTAAGTTTCACAGGTCACAGATCAAAGCccattgtcgaaaccattttttgtaaaaggggtcgactttgattttgaaaacgaaaaggaacatggagtcgccaccaatccttttttgatgaggtaggatagggtcacctcgaaaagtagttgtttttaataaacggtttgatttattaaaacaacgattttggttcACGAAATTCTAAAagacgggttcgggagtcagctacgcacgaggaaggattagcacccttgtaacgcccaaaattggtacctaggtGATTACTTCGTGTTTTTTTAGTGCCGAGAATTGAAAAtcttgaagagatttaaaatacgatcttttgttaaaatattgaaaatttttcgaGAAATAgagcatatttcacgttaatcgagaaagagaattacgtcctgtaagttaggacacaatgtcttaaaTTCTTGATAcgagaataaacaccaaaaaatttacttatttgaaagatattcaattatctcggttttagaaagaaatcatattccgtaagttagaacacgatttttttaattctcgagaatatttaaaattgagttttttttaaaaaatgttcgTTTATTCggatttattaagaaaattgaaactccgtaagttagggtatgaCCTTTCGAATCCCAAAATACTAagtattacttattttaaaatcataaattatgtATCGAGTAAAATTAATGTATCACAAATTTGTTGTGAAAATAAATCATGATGATAATATGCGTAACAACATAAACGCgttaaaaacaatgtaaaagatGAGAATGAATTAACGAAACA
The Gossypium raimondii isolate GPD5lz chromosome 8, ASM2569854v1, whole genome shotgun sequence DNA segment above includes these coding regions:
- the LOC105792141 gene encoding geraniol 8-hydroxylase-like isoform X1 → MNCGPSPFEYLLNIASRMKSEPVSVVFAGNLVTNAFPRHEVVKLDDGTYLQWHKQDLFTAGTDTTTSTLEWAMAELLHNPKALQEVRRELQQIIGEGNVVEESNVTRLPYLQDCILHFLSYSLEKLK
- the LOC105792141 gene encoding geraniol 8-hydroxylase-like isoform X2, which produces MTSADSASGEPVSVVFAGNLVTNAFPRHEVVKLDDGTYLQWHKQDLFTAGTDTTTSTLEWAMAELLHNPKALQEVRRELQQIIGEGNVVEESNVTRLPYLQDCILHFLSYSLEKLK